The genomic DNA GAGATCGCGGAGCTTTTCGAAATAGGCCTTGGCGTTCTCCAACTTGACCAGGTCGCCGTCCAGGTAGAGGCTGTCGCCGCGCAGGCTGAGGCTAAGGCCCAGCCGGTCCTCGATCTTCTTCAAATTGCGGTCGAGAACGCCCAGAAAGGCGGGTTTCTTGACAAACGGGTAGGTGATGATTTCCATATCGGGCGGGTCAGGAGCCTTTGCTCATGGGGAACAGATAATAAACACCTTTCAGGCCGGTTTGTCAATATGAGGCGCTGAGCGCTGAGCGCCGATTGAAAAACTCCGGCCGATAGTGTATATATGGCTTTAATTTTGCGGGCTTTGGACCCGTCCGAGGAGATGGTCATGGGCAAGGAATTCACGACGGTGTCGATCCCTACGACCCTGATCGAGGAAATCGAGTGCGCCATCAAGGGGACGGAGATCAAGACCGTATCGAGTTATATCGTCGGCGCCATCCGTGAGGCTTTATCCAAAGGGCCCGGCAACAGCGACCCTTTCAGCCAGGAGGACGAGGAAAAGGTCAAAGAGCGCCTGAAAGCGCTCGGATATATCGATTGAACCCCGACCGGCGATCGGACCGAGCCGCGGGGAGGAAGCACCCATGAGACGCAAATTGATGGTCATTGGGCTCGACTGCGCTCCGCCCGAGATCGTTCTCGACCGCCGGGACGAGCTCCCGATTCTCAGCCGGATGATCGCGGGCGGCCATCACGGCAGGATGCGAAGCTCCGACCCCCCGATCACCATCCCGGCCTGGATGGTCATGGCCACGGGGAAAGACCCCGGGCGGCTGGGCCTCTACGGCTTCCGGCATCGCAACGGGTACACTTACGACAAGATGTGGATCGCCACTTCGCAATCGGTCAAAGAGCCGGCGGTCTGGGATATCTTGGGCGCTCAGGGAGGGCCAAGCGTCCTGGTCAGCGTCCCGCCGAGCTACCCGCCCCGGAAAATCGCCGGGAACTTGATCGGGTGCTTCATCACGCCGGGCGCCGACAAGGAATATACCTATCCGGCCGGCCTCAAAGCCGAGATCGAGGACCGCTTCGGCCCCTATCCGTTCGACGTCGTCTTCCGGACCGAGGACCGGGACAAGATCCTGCAGGCCATCTATGACATGACGGCCAAGCGATTCGAGGTTATGACCTGGCTGGCCAAGACCAAGCCCTGGGACCTTTTCTGGTTCGTCGAGATCGGGGTCGACCGCATCCAGCACGCCTTCTGGAAGTTCCACGACGCGACTCACCATCTCTATGAGCCCGGCCACAAGTACGAGCGGGCGATCATGGACTATTATAAGTTTCTGGACGAGAAGATCGGCGGCCTGCTCGAAGCCGTCCCCGACGACACCGTGCTTCTGGCCGTCTCCGATCACGGCGCCAAACGGATGAAGGGCGCGTTCTGCGTCAACGAATGGCTGATCGAGCAGGGCGACCTCGTCCTCAAAGAGCCGCCCAAGCGGGGGGCCAACATCGAGAAGACCCCGATCGACTGGAGCCGGACCCGGGCCTGGGGCTGGGGCGGCTATTACGCCCGCATCTTCCTCAACGTCGAAGGGCGGGAACCGCAGGGCACGATCAAGCCCGAGGACTACGAGGCCGAGCGCGAAGCCCTGGCCGAGCGGCTGCGGGCGATCCGCGGGCCGCAGGGGGAGGCCTGGGCGACCCGGGTCATCAAGCCCAACGAGTTCTACCCGGAGCTGCGCGGCGACTACCCCGACTTGATGGTTTATTTCGACGACCTCTATTGGCGTTCGGCCGGAACCCTGGGCTGGGGCGCCGTGTACCTGGCGGAGAACGACACCGGGCCGGACGACGCCGTCCACGCCCAGGAAGGCATGTATATCTTGTACGATCCCGCCGATCGGACTTCGGTCCGGCGGGACGTCGATATCCTGGATCTGGCGCCCACCATCCTGACCCGGATGGGGCTTGCCGTTCCGGCCGACATGCGAGGCCGGCCCGTCCTTTGACCAGGGCCGACGAAGGAGTTGCATCAATCATGTGCGATGATCACGATCACAAAGGCGTCACGGTCTGGTTTACCGGCCTGCCCTGCTCGGGCAAGTCGGCCATTGCGGACCGGGCGGCCGAGATTCTCAAGGACCGAGGCTACAAAGTCGAGCGGCTGGACGGCGACATCGTCCGCCAGGATCTGACCCGCGACCTGGGCTTTTCCAAGGCCGACCGCGACGAGAACATCAGGCGGGTGACTTTCGTATCCAAGCTCCTGACCCGCAATGGAGTCGTCGTCCTGACCTCGTTCATCTCCCCCTACGCCGAGATGCGCGACAACGCCCGCCGGCAGATCGGCGAGTTCCTCGAGGTTTTCGTCAAGTGCCCGCTCGACGTTTGCATCGAACGCGACGTCAAGGGCATGTACAAGAAAGCCATAGCCGGCCAGATCAAGGAGTTTACGGGAATCTCGGACCCCTACGAGGAACCCGCCAAGCCCGAGCTCGTCATCGAGACCGATAAGGAAAACCTGGCCCAAAGCACGGACCGGCTGCTGCAGGCCTTGAAAGACCGCGGCTATCTGGATTAAAATCCGCCCTTCGAGGAGGGGGGACGATATGACAGCCTATCTCATTACCGGCGGGGCCGGGTTTATCGGTTCCCATCTGGCCGAAGGGCTCGTTAAGCGCGGCCATCGGGTCCGCGTTCTGGACAACTTCCTGACCGGCAAGCGCGAAAACCTGGCTCATCTGGGCGATGCCGTCGAGATCCTCGAAGGCGACATCCGCGACCTGGAGACGTGCCGCCGGGCCGTGGCCGGGATGGAAGTCGTCTTCCACGAGGCGGCCCTTCCGTCCGTGCCGCGATCGGTCGAAGATCCCTTCACGACCAACGAAATCAACATCCGGGGCACGCTCAACATGCTCTGGGCGGCGGCCAAGGGCGGCGTCCGGCGGCTGGTCTTTGCCTCCTCGTCGTCCGTCTACGGCGACGATCCCGGATTGCCCAAAGTCGAAGGGAACGAGGGCCGGCCCCTCTCGCCGTATGCCGTCAGCAAATGGGTCGGGGAGAAGTACCTCCAGACCTTCGCCGTGACCTATGGCCTGTCCACGGTCAGCCTGCGCTACTTCAACGTCTTCGGGCCCCGGCAGGACCCGTTCTCGCAGTACGCGGCGGCCATCCCGTTGTTCATCACCCGGATTCTGGCGGGGCAATCGCCGGTTATCTATGGCGACGGCGAGCAGTCGCGCGATTTTACTTTCATCGAGAACATCATCGAGGCCAACATCCGCGCCGCGGAAGCCCCCGGACTCGCCGGCGAAGCCCTCAACGTGGCCTGCGCCGAGCGGATCACGGTCAACGCCCTGACGGCCCGGATCGGCGAGATTCTCGGCCGGCCGGCGCGGCCGGTATATGAGCCGCCCCGGCCCGGCGACATCAAGCATTCGTTTGCCGACATCAGCCGGGCGGTCGCCCGGATAAATTTCCATCCCCTCGTTCTTTTCGATGAAGGACTGCGGCGGACGGTCCAGTGGTACAAGGAGAGAGCCAAGCCATGAGCCAGCAAAGTCGGGCCTTCGAGGCCAGCATACTCGACCGCAAGGCGGTGATCGGTGTCGTCGGCCTGGGATATGTCGGCCTGCCCCTGGTCAAAGCCTTCGTCAACAAGGGCTTTCGGGTCTTGGGCTTCGACATCGACAACCGCAAGGTGACGATGCTGAACAAGGGCCGCAGCTACATCAAGCACATCTCGACGGACGAGCTGAAGGGCTACCTGAAGGACAAGAAGCTCGAAGCGACGACCGATTTCACCCGGCTCCCCGAGGCCGATGCAGTCATCATCTGCGTCCCGACGCCGCTGGACGCCCACCGCAACCCGGACCTGTCGTTCGTCCTGGATACGACCCGGATGATCGCCAAGTACCTGCGCAAGGGCCAGTTGGTTGTCCTGGAAAGCACAACCTATCCGGGCACCACGGACGAAGATATGCTGCCGATCCTGGAGGCGGGCGGACTCAAGGCGGGTAAAGATTTTTTCCTGGCCTTTTCGCCCGAGCGCGAGAATCCCGGCGACCCCGTTTACTCGGCCTCGAATACGCCGAAGGTTGTAGGCGGGTATACGAAAGACTGCATGGACGTCGCCAACGTGCTCTACGGCCAAGTGGTGGTCAAGACCGTCCCGGTCAGCTCGACGCGGGCCGCCGAGGCGACCAAGCTGCTGGAGAACATCTTCCGCTGCGTCAACATCGCCTTGGTCAACGAGCTGAAGATGATCTTCGACCGGATGGATATCGACGTCTGGGAAGTCATCAAGGCGGCTTCGAGCAAGCCGTTCGGGTTTATGCCGTTCTATCCAGGCCCGGGGCTGGGCGGGCACTGTATCCCGATCGACCCGTTCTACCTGACCTGGAAGGCGCGCGAGGTGGACTACTCGACCAAGTTCATCGAGCTGGCGGGCGAGATCAACACGGCCATGCCGTATTACGTGATCAACAAGATGATCGAAGCGCTGTCGGAGCGGGGCAAGTCGATCAAGGGAGCCAAGGTGCTGGTGTTGGGGATCGCGTACAAGCGGGACATCGACGACCAGCGCGAGTCGCCTTCGCTCAAGATCATCGACTTGCTGATGAAGCGCGGCATCAAGGTGGAGTACAACGATCCTTACGTGCCGGAGAGCCGCGGCCATCGCGAGTACCCGGGGATGGACCTGGCCTCGGTGCCGTTGACCGAAAAGCGCCTGCGGGCGGCGGACGCAGTCATCATCTCGACCGACCACTCCTGCTACGACTACGACTGGATCGTCCGCAACGCCAAGCTGGTCATCGACAGCCGCAACGCCGTCAAGAAGCCGCGGAAGAACGTCGTCAAGGCGTAGCTCGGGGTTGGGGGTTCGCTCTGGCGGAAATTTTTACGCCGTGGCGTCTCGTTTTTATCGGCGGCTCGGAACTCGCGTCCCGCATCGATTCAACGGTTTTGTACGGTCCGCTCAGACATCCTCGCCGTCCGTCCTCTTTCCGGGACGGATTCCCTCTAAAAACGAGAACACGCAGCGAAATTTCCGCATCGGCGCTCACCCCCAAACCCCTCGCTAAAGTTTAAAAGAGAAAGCATCGGTTGGCTCTATTTAAAGCTTTCTAATTAACTCTCCCAACGCTTTGCGCTGTTTGGGACGCGGGGCGTCGGCGGCGTAGCCCAAAGGGGTGAAGGCCACGGGCTCGAGGCCAGGCTCGAGCTTCAACACCTCGCGGGCCGCGTCCGGATCGAAGGCTGCCACCCAGCAAGTCCCAAGTCCCTCGTTGGCCGCCGCCAGGATCAGGTGATCCATGGCGATCGTGACGTCGACGTCGTTGTAGTTTCTGCCGTCGCGGCGGACCCAGTTCTCGGCCGGCACGCCGCAGCCGGCGATGAGCAGGGGAGCCTGGACGAACCAGGGCCGGGGATAGATCCGGGCCAGCTCCAGCTGTCGGCCGGCTGTTGGGATGACCAGGATGCGAAAAGGCTGCCGGTTGGCCGCAGTCGGCGCCAGGCGGGCGGCCTCGAGGATGCGAGCCAGCTTGTCTTCCCCGACCGGGTCGGTTTTGTATGCCCTGACGCTGTATCGGGCCTGGATGAGTTCTTTAAATTCCATGTTCGATTCTCCTGAGTGGCTATTACAAAGACGCCTTTTCTCGTTATGGCGAAATTCGGCTGAAATACTAGATATGTTGAATGTTGAGACCTGACCCCTTCAGCAAATGCGGGGGAGAAGCTCCGAGGTCAGAGGCTCGAGAAGGCGCAATCCGCCCGACGTCGTCCGGAGCAGCAGCTCGCCGGCCCGGCCCTCGCTCCCGCCGATCCGGCCGATGATGCGGGCTTTTCTCCCCAACGGATGGGCGGCGATCTTGCGCAGGATCGCCTCCGCCCTCGCCTTGGGCGCCACAACCACGGCCCGGCCTTCGCAAGCCAGATAAAGAGGATCGATGCCCAGAATCTCGGTTGCGCCGCGGACCGGCTTGGAGAGGGGGACCTCCGTCTCTTCGATCAGGACGGGATAGGGGAGGCTCTCGGCCAGTTCGGAGAGCACTGTCGCCAGACCGCCCCGGGTGATGTCGCGCATCCAGAGGGCCCCGAACTTCCAAACCGGGAGGAGGAAGTTCAGAGGCGCGCA from Candidatus Aminicenantes bacterium includes the following:
- a CDS encoding SDR family oxidoreductase produces the protein MTAYLITGGAGFIGSHLAEGLVKRGHRVRVLDNFLTGKRENLAHLGDAVEILEGDIRDLETCRRAVAGMEVVFHEAALPSVPRSVEDPFTTNEINIRGTLNMLWAAAKGGVRRLVFASSSSVYGDDPGLPKVEGNEGRPLSPYAVSKWVGEKYLQTFAVTYGLSTVSLRYFNVFGPRQDPFSQYAAAIPLFITRILAGQSPVIYGDGEQSRDFTFIENIIEANIRAAEAPGLAGEALNVACAERITVNALTARIGEILGRPARPVYEPPRPGDIKHSFADISRAVARINFHPLVLFDEGLRRTVQWYKERAKP
- a CDS encoding alkaline phosphatase family protein; this translates as MRRKLMVIGLDCAPPEIVLDRRDELPILSRMIAGGHHGRMRSSDPPITIPAWMVMATGKDPGRLGLYGFRHRNGYTYDKMWIATSQSVKEPAVWDILGAQGGPSVLVSVPPSYPPRKIAGNLIGCFITPGADKEYTYPAGLKAEIEDRFGPYPFDVVFRTEDRDKILQAIYDMTAKRFEVMTWLAKTKPWDLFWFVEIGVDRIQHAFWKFHDATHHLYEPGHKYERAIMDYYKFLDEKIGGLLEAVPDDTVLLAVSDHGAKRMKGAFCVNEWLIEQGDLVLKEPPKRGANIEKTPIDWSRTRAWGWGGYYARIFLNVEGREPQGTIKPEDYEAEREALAERLRAIRGPQGEAWATRVIKPNEFYPELRGDYPDLMVYFDDLYWRSAGTLGWGAVYLAENDTGPDDAVHAQEGMYILYDPADRTSVRRDVDILDLAPTILTRMGLAVPADMRGRPVL
- a CDS encoding nucleotide sugar dehydrogenase, translated to MSQQSRAFEASILDRKAVIGVVGLGYVGLPLVKAFVNKGFRVLGFDIDNRKVTMLNKGRSYIKHISTDELKGYLKDKKLEATTDFTRLPEADAVIICVPTPLDAHRNPDLSFVLDTTRMIAKYLRKGQLVVLESTTYPGTTDEDMLPILEAGGLKAGKDFFLAFSPERENPGDPVYSASNTPKVVGGYTKDCMDVANVLYGQVVVKTVPVSSTRAAEATKLLENIFRCVNIALVNELKMIFDRMDIDVWEVIKAASSKPFGFMPFYPGPGLGGHCIPIDPFYLTWKAREVDYSTKFIELAGEINTAMPYYVINKMIEALSERGKSIKGAKVLVLGIAYKRDIDDQRESPSLKIIDLLMKRGIKVEYNDPYVPESRGHREYPGMDLASVPLTEKRLRAADAVIISTDHSCYDYDWIVRNAKLVIDSRNAVKKPRKNVVKA
- a CDS encoding nitroreductase family protein, with translation MEFKELIQARYSVRAYKTDPVGEDKLARILEAARLAPTAANRQPFRILVIPTAGRQLELARIYPRPWFVQAPLLIAGCGVPAENWVRRDGRNYNDVDVTIAMDHLILAAANEGLGTCWVAAFDPDAAREVLKLEPGLEPVAFTPLGYAADAPRPKQRKALGELIRKL
- the cysC gene encoding adenylyl-sulfate kinase; the protein is MCDDHDHKGVTVWFTGLPCSGKSAIADRAAEILKDRGYKVERLDGDIVRQDLTRDLGFSKADRDENIRRVTFVSKLLTRNGVVVLTSFISPYAEMRDNARRQIGEFLEVFVKCPLDVCIERDVKGMYKKAIAGQIKEFTGISDPYEEPAKPELVIETDKENLAQSTDRLLQALKDRGYLD
- a CDS encoding CopG family transcriptional regulator — its product is MALILRALDPSEEMVMGKEFTTVSIPTTLIEEIECAIKGTEIKTVSSYIVGAIREALSKGPGNSDPFSQEDEEKVKERLKALGYID